TTGAACGGGTCTTCCCAGGTCGCCCAGTGGCGGCCATCTTCACCGGGGCCGCTGGCAATCGGATTGCCGTTGGACAGCAGCACCGGGTAGCTATGCTGCTCGGCGATCACCGTGGTGGTGAAGGTACTCATCACATCCGGGCGGTCGAGGTAGTAAGTGATCTTGCGGAAACCTTCGGCCTCGCACTGGGTGCAGAACATGCCGCTGGACTTGTACAAACCTTCCAGGGCGGTGTTGGTTTCCGGGTGGATGCGCACGCTGGTGTCGACCGTGAAGGTCTCGCGGGTGGGGTGCAGGGTCAGGTGGCTGTCGGTCAACTGATAGTCAGCCTCCGTCAGTTCCTGATCGCCCAGATTGACGCTCAACAACTCCAGCTGCTGGCCATCCAGCACCAGCGGCGGCAGTCCGGCGCCGCGCTCGGGGTTACGGCGCATCACCAGCTGCGCGTGGACCAGGCTGTGGTCCTCGAACAACTCGAAGGTCAGGTGCGTCTCATCGATCAGGTAGTCCGGCGCCTGATAGTCCTTCAGGTAAATCATCTTCGGTTGTTCGGTGCGCATGGGTGGCATCCTTCTACTGATGCACGGCGAGCTGGTAGGCCGTGTACTTACGAATATTGATAACGCCGGTGTCGAAGATCAGGTATTGGCCCTTGATCCCCAGCAGCGTGCCTTCGGCAATCGGGTTCTTGTCCAGGTTGAAGCTGACGATCTTGGTCGGATATTGCTCTACCGGGTAACGGATTTCGATCGGTTCGATGTCGGTCACCGGTTGGATAGCCTGTAGGCCAAAGCGTTCCTGCAAACTCAGCAAGCCTTCGGCGCACGACGCGAACAGCTCATCGCGCACCTGCGCAAGGTCCACCGACTGCGCATCGCTCTTGAGCAAGGCACGCCAGTTGGTCTTGTCAGCCACTTGGCTGCGGAACAGGTCTTCGACGAACCCGGACTGCTGGCGGGTCGCCACACGCATGATCGGCAGCGCCTGGCTCGCGCCCTGATCGAGCCAACGGGTCGGCAACTGGGTGGCACGGGTGATACCGACCTTGATCCCCGACGAATTGGCCAGGTACACCACATGGTCGGTCATGCAGAATTTTTCGCCCCAGCCCGGATCACGGCAGGTGCCGGCGTCGTAATGGCAACGCTCGGGACTCATGATGCACAGGTCGCACTGGGCCAGTTTGGTCATGCACGGGTAGCAATAACCCTGGCTGAAACTGGTTTTGGTCTTGCGCCCGCAATGGCTGCAATGGATGGCGCCGAGGTATTCCAGACGCACGTGGGTACCAATCAACGGGTTGACCGGCACCTCGGTGTCGCCCAGGCGAAATGCGTATTGAACGGTCGGCTCACCGAGTTGCGCCGACATTTTGCTGACTGCACCGCGACCAATTTCAATCAATGGATCGCATCCGACTTGAACAGGATGTTCGGTACCGGCTCAGACTTCGACGCGCACTCCTGCGGGCCCATGTAGCCGGTGCGCTGGTCTTCCGGCAGGTTCTGGATTTCCCAGGCGATCACCGCTTGCAGGGACAGCTCGCGCTGCTCGGCGGTGAGCTTGCGACCATCGGACCACTTGCCGATTTCCACGGCGAGCTTGAGGCTCTCGTAGATGTCCGGGGTGATGTTTTCAATCATTTCAGCAAAAGAGGACATTAGGCTCTTCCTTTATCAAATAGAGGCTTTGCGGCGGTTGTACAACCCACCCAGCAAACCCGTCAGGCAACCGATGACCAAGCCGCTCACATGAGCCGCGTTGGCGATTTCGCCGAAACCGATCATCGAGATCAGCCCCGACATGCACAGCACCAGCCATATCAGCATCATCGCCAGCACCCCGCGAGGCAGGCGATACGCAGGGTTAGGCGACAACAATTGGAATATCCAGCAATGCCCGAGCAGGCCATACAACACGCCGGACAAACCACCAAACAGGCTGGGGCCACCGTAAGCGTATTGAGCGTAGTTGGAGACCAGACTGAACAACAGGGTCAGGCCCAGCAGGTTGATACTGCCCTGGCGCACTTCGATGCGGCGCCCCAGTTCCCAGTACCACATGCCATTCATGGCCAGGTGCAGGATGCCAAAGTGAATCAGCATCGGTGTGACCAGGCGCCACCACTGCCCCGAGGCCAATATTTCGGCAAACGGCGTGAACTGGATGTACTCACCCATCACCCGGAACGGCAGAAAAGTCAGCCAGCTCATGGTCTGCAGGTTTTCACCGAGCAGCGTCACCGCGCCGACAATGATGCTCGCCAGCAACACCAGGGCCGTTACCGGGCTATGGCGCACTTGCTGAGCAAAACCGGGGCGGGTAATCGGCGCCGGCTCAGGGATATCCAACTGCTGGTCCGGGTCGCCCGCG
The genomic region above belongs to Pseudomonas poae and contains:
- a CDS encoding DUF2797 domain-containing protein; this encodes MIEIGRGAVSKMSAQLGEPTVQYAFRLGDTEVPVNPLIGTHVRLEYLGAIHCSHCGRKTKTSFSQGYCYPCMTKLAQCDLCIMSPERCHYDAGTCRDPGWGEKFCMTDHVVYLANSSGIKVGITRATQLPTRWLDQGASQALPIMRVATRQQSGFVEDLFRSQVADKTNWRALLKSDAQSVDLAQVRDELFASCAEGLLSLQERFGLQAIQPVTDIEPIEIRYPVEQYPTKIVSFNLDKNPIAEGTLLGIKGQYLIFDTGVINIRKYTAYQLAVHQ
- a CDS encoding DUF1315 family protein, which produces MSSFAEMIENITPDIYESLKLAVEIGKWSDGRKLTAEQRELSLQAVIAWEIQNLPEDQRTGYMGPQECASKSEPVPNILFKSDAIH
- a CDS encoding rhomboid family intramembrane serine protease gives rise to the protein MSAVAVLRLPLSVDLGGFVKLLQRMQVPHRVSEEAGEQVLWVPDTISDDVRVLYQRFPAGDPDQQLDIPEPAPITRPGFAQQVRHSPVTALVLLASIIVGAVTLLGENLQTMSWLTFLPFRVMGEYIQFTPFAEILASGQWWRLVTPMLIHFGILHLAMNGMWYWELGRRIEVRQGSINLLGLTLLFSLVSNYAQYAYGGPSLFGGLSGVLYGLLGHCWIFQLLSPNPAYRLPRGVLAMMLIWLVLCMSGLISMIGFGEIANAAHVSGLVIGCLTGLLGGLYNRRKASI